One genomic window of bacterium includes the following:
- a CDS encoding glycerophosphodiester phosphodiesterase encodes MEATIFVRRRSPIIAAVSKPGGCRGRAHTGAHTSDLDLSSPQQATGLANLRAISEAAPYLRHDGPLAFAHRGGGHEAPENTLAAFERAVSLGFRYLETDARLTADGVMVAFHDPILDRLTDRGGRISELDWAEVSTARVHGSEPVPRLADVLGAWESVRFNIDPKCDEVVEPLARLVRDLGMVERVCFGSFKARRTARLGRILGPAVCRSLGPLGVARLWLDSRGVPVPALAGAAGCVQVPAHIEGRRLVDRKFVEAAHRRGLQVHVWTVDDPDHMHQLLDLGVDGLMTDRPSVLRRVLQARDAW; translated from the coding sequence ATGGAGGCGACGATCTTCGTGCGCCGCCGGTCGCCGATCATCGCGGCGGTCTCAAAACCCGGCGGATGTCGGGGTCGTGCACACACCGGTGCGCACACAAGCGACCTCGACCTCTCATCTCCTCAGCAGGCTACCGGCCTCGCTAACCTCCGCGCCATCTCCGAGGCGGCGCCATACCTGCGACATGACGGGCCTCTGGCCTTCGCGCACCGAGGCGGCGGTCACGAGGCGCCGGAGAACACCCTCGCCGCATTCGAACGGGCGGTGAGCCTGGGGTTCCGGTACCTCGAGACCGACGCCCGGCTCACCGCCGACGGCGTCATGGTGGCCTTCCACGATCCCATCCTCGACCGCCTGACCGACCGCGGCGGCCGGATCTCCGAGCTCGACTGGGCGGAGGTCTCCACCGCCCGGGTCCACGGCAGCGAACCGGTGCCGCGCCTGGCTGACGTTCTGGGCGCCTGGGAATCGGTTCGCTTCAACATCGACCCGAAGTGCGACGAGGTCGTGGAACCCTTGGCCCGGTTGGTGCGTGACCTGGGAATGGTCGAGCGAGTCTGCTTCGGTTCGTTCAAGGCCCGCCGCACCGCGCGCCTGGGCAGGATCCTGGGCCCAGCGGTCTGCCGGAGTCTGGGGCCGCTCGGCGTGGCGCGGCTGTGGCTGGACTCGCGCGGCGTCCCCGTCCCGGCTCTGGCGGGCGCCGCCGGCTGCGTGCAGGTGCCGGCCCACATCGAGGGGCGGAGGCTGGTGGACCGCAAGTTCGTGGAGGCAGCGCATCGCCGCGGGCTGCAGGTCCACGTGTGGACCGTGGACGATCCCGACCACATGCATCAGCTGCTGGATCTGGGGGTGGACGGCCTGATGACCGACAGACCGAGCGTCCTGAGGCGGGTCCTGCAGGCACGCGACGCCTGGTGA
- a CDS encoding glutamate synthase subunit beta, translated as MGDRTGFMRHGRAVPERRPVPVRLRDWREVYKPFGLEAVRTQASRCMDCGIPFCNSGCPLGNLIPDWNDLVYRDHWRDAIERLHATNNFPEFTGRLCPAPCEAACVLGINEDPVTIKQVEVEIIDRAWEEGWVRPIPAAEHTGHSVAVVGSGPAGLAAAQQLTRAGHEVVCFERDDRLGGLLRYGIPEFKMEKRFLDRRLDQMSAEGTRFVTGTEAGVDISAGALREQFDAVVLAGGATAWRDLPIPGRELQGIHQAMEFLPPANRVVEGDLLNHPFPATGKDVIIVGGGDTGADCLGTVHRQRCASVQQFEIMPRPPDERAASTPWPTWPLMMRTSAAHEEGGERRYAIGTQEFVGDGDGRVAALRTVRVDQKSDNGAMSFEPVPGTEENHPAQLVLLALGFTGPERSRLLEDLGVTFDARGNVARNDHWMTSVDGTFVCGDMGRGQSLIVWAIAEGRSCAAAVDHWLEGRTFLPAPVTPTDQPLR; from the coding sequence GTGGGTGACCGCACCGGCTTCATGCGCCACGGCCGCGCCGTGCCCGAGCGGCGTCCCGTGCCGGTTCGGCTGCGGGACTGGCGCGAGGTGTACAAGCCCTTCGGCCTCGAGGCGGTGCGCACGCAGGCCTCGCGCTGCATGGACTGCGGGATCCCGTTCTGCAACAGCGGCTGCCCGCTCGGCAACCTCATCCCCGACTGGAACGATCTCGTCTACCGGGACCACTGGCGGGATGCCATCGAACGGCTGCATGCCACCAACAACTTTCCCGAGTTCACCGGACGGCTCTGCCCGGCGCCCTGCGAGGCGGCGTGCGTGCTGGGAATCAACGAGGATCCCGTCACCATCAAGCAGGTCGAGGTGGAGATCATCGACCGGGCCTGGGAGGAGGGATGGGTGCGCCCCATCCCGGCCGCCGAGCACACCGGTCACAGCGTGGCCGTGGTGGGTTCGGGCCCGGCCGGGCTGGCCGCGGCCCAGCAACTGACGCGCGCCGGCCACGAGGTGGTGTGCTTCGAGCGCGACGACCGACTCGGCGGGCTGCTGCGCTACGGGATCCCCGAGTTCAAGATGGAGAAGCGCTTCCTGGACCGGCGCCTGGACCAGATGTCAGCCGAGGGCACACGCTTCGTGACCGGTACCGAGGCGGGAGTCGACATCTCCGCCGGCGCGTTGCGCGAGCAGTTCGACGCGGTCGTCCTGGCGGGCGGCGCCACCGCTTGGCGGGATCTGCCCATCCCGGGCCGTGAGCTGCAGGGCATCCACCAGGCGATGGAGTTCCTGCCTCCCGCCAACCGGGTCGTCGAGGGCGACCTCCTGAACCACCCCTTCCCGGCCACCGGCAAGGACGTGATCATCGTGGGTGGGGGAGACACGGGAGCGGACTGTCTCGGCACGGTGCACCGCCAGCGCTGCGCCTCGGTGCAGCAGTTCGAGATCATGCCCCGCCCGCCCGACGAGCGCGCCGCCAGCACGCCCTGGCCCACCTGGCCGCTGATGATGCGCACCTCCGCGGCGCACGAGGAGGGCGGTGAGCGGCGCTACGCCATCGGTACCCAGGAGTTCGTGGGCGACGGCGACGGGCGGGTGGCGGCGCTGCGCACGGTGCGCGTCGACCAGAAGTCCGACAACGGCGCCATGAGCTTCGAACCCGTCCCCGGCACCGAGGAGAACCATCCGGCCCAGCTCGTCCTGCTGGCGCTGGGTTTCACCGGACCCGAACGCTCCCGCCTGCTGGAGGATCTCGGTGTGACCTTCGACGCGCGTGGCAACGTGGCCCGCAACGACCACTGGATGACCAGCGTCGACGGAACCTTCGTCTGCGGAGACATGGGGCGAGGTCAGAGCCTTATCGTGTGGGCCATCGCCGAGGGCCGCTCCTGTGCCGCCGCCGTCGACCACTGGCTGGAGGGTCGGACCTTCCTGCCCGCGCCGGTGACGCCCACCGATCAACCGCTGCGCTGA
- a CDS encoding molybdenum cofactor guanylyltransferase — protein MPSSPPTDFSGAVLAGGSSRRMGHDKAFAPFEGRPLAEIARRALLEAGAVEVLSIGGDEARLAALGFTAIPDDAAGEGPLGGLLTALRTATADWVAVLATDLPHASAATVRELLAYTGDGTDAVVPLLDGRPQPAHAVWRRDCRQLLEPLFAAGERRLRQSLDHVRTRLVTVPDPRSLRDVDTPGDLQSLSTPPRGAPGAVAGGPAGGGSAASKRGA, from the coding sequence ATTCCTAGCTCACCGCCGACGGATTTCAGCGGCGCCGTACTCGCCGGCGGCAGCAGCAGGCGGATGGGCCACGACAAGGCCTTCGCCCCCTTCGAGGGCCGTCCCCTGGCGGAGATAGCCCGGCGCGCCCTCCTCGAGGCCGGGGCGGTCGAGGTGCTCAGCATCGGTGGCGACGAGGCCCGCCTGGCCGCGTTGGGGTTCACCGCGATCCCCGACGATGCGGCCGGCGAGGGTCCTCTGGGAGGGTTGCTCACCGCGCTCCGGACGGCCACCGCGGACTGGGTCGCCGTCCTGGCCACCGACCTGCCCCATGCCAGCGCGGCGACCGTGCGCGAACTGCTGGCGTACACCGGCGACGGCACTGACGCCGTGGTGCCGCTGCTGGACGGACGGCCGCAGCCGGCTCACGCCGTCTGGCGGCGCGACTGCAGGCAGTTGCTCGAGCCGCTCTTCGCGGCGGGTGAGCGCCGGCTCCGCCAGTCGCTGGACCACGTGCGCACCCGTCTGGTCACCGTACCTGACCCGAGGAGCCTGCGCGACGTCGACACACCGGGAGATCTGCAGTCGCTGAGCACCCCGCCGCGGGGGGCACCCGGTGCGGTGGCCGGCGGCCCGGCAGGCGGCGGATCCGCCGCGTCGAAGCGGGGCGCCTGA
- a CDS encoding DNA-3-methyladenine glycosylase 2 family protein, protein MALHGPCRLGRRPRRDARFGSLARSIVYQQLAGAAAGAIWARVLTVLDGACSARGILEAGPEALRAAGLSAAKTASLMDLAERDLSGDLALESLGRLADDAVAARLTRVRGVGPWTADMFLLFTLHRLDVWPTGDLGVRKGCALAFDLPEVPAPAVLEEFGERFRPYRSVAAWYCWRACEAT, encoded by the coding sequence ATGGCCCTGCACGGCCCGTGCCGGCTGGGGCGGCGGCCGCGGCGTGACGCCCGGTTCGGCTCGCTGGCCCGGTCGATCGTCTACCAGCAGTTGGCAGGCGCGGCGGCGGGCGCCATCTGGGCGCGCGTGCTCACCGTCCTCGACGGCGCCTGCAGCGCTCGCGGCATCCTCGAGGCCGGACCCGAGGCGCTGCGGGCCGCCGGTCTCTCGGCGGCCAAGACGGCCTCCCTGATGGATCTCGCCGAACGCGATCTGTCCGGCGATCTGGCGCTCGAGAGCCTCGGACGCCTCGCGGACGACGCCGTTGCAGCACGGCTCACCCGGGTCAGGGGCGTCGGCCCGTGGACGGCCGACATGTTCCTGCTGTTCACGCTGCACCGGCTCGACGTCTGGCCCACGGGCGATCTGGGGGTGCGCAAGGGTTGTGCCCTGGCGTTCGACCTGCCCGAAGTGCCTGCTCCGGCGGTTCTCGAAGAGTTCGGCGAGCGGTTCCGGCCGTACCGGTCCGTGGCGGCCTGGTACTGCTGGCGGGCCTGCGAGGCCACCTGA
- a CDS encoding DUF3151 family protein, with protein sequence MSDVPISLSSSGPPETVLDPEPTEALTGLASALAAADSERRALISEVVARWPQFLEGWARLGQEARDTVEAYACFRVGYHRGLDRLRRSGWRGSGYVRWNHPHNRGFLLALAGLARTAAELGEWEEAQRCEHFLHQLDPQWPPEGFDS encoded by the coding sequence GTGAGTGACGTACCCATTTCGCTGAGTTCGTCGGGCCCGCCGGAGACGGTGCTCGACCCGGAACCCACCGAGGCACTCACTGGCTTGGCGAGTGCCCTGGCTGCAGCCGACTCGGAGAGGCGCGCCCTCATCAGTGAAGTGGTGGCCCGCTGGCCGCAGTTCCTCGAGGGCTGGGCACGCCTGGGCCAGGAGGCCCGAGACACCGTCGAGGCCTACGCCTGCTTCCGTGTGGGCTACCACCGGGGCCTCGACCGGCTCCGGCGCAGCGGCTGGCGCGGTTCGGGCTACGTGCGCTGGAACCATCCGCACAACCGGGGATTCCTGCTGGCACTCGCCGGCCTGGCGCGCACCGCGGCGGAACTGGGGGAGTGGGAGGAGGCGCAGCGCTGCGAGCATTTCCTGCACCAACTGGATCCCCAATGGCCGCCGGAGGGATTCGATTCCTAG
- a CDS encoding MFS transporter, translating into MELYRQPEVHRRRWWLLAVVSLGLALVIMSIAGVNVALASLQRDLGVSLAVLQWINNAYTLAFGGLLLTAGALGDRYGRKGALELGLVIFTGAALLGGMATNAAVLLVSRALMGLGAAFIMPATLSITTNVFSPRERPKAIAVWAGVASAGGALGPLLTGLLMTGWWFIPPGGWEMAFLYNVPIGAAVLVAAALWVPKSSDPEAARLDPLGALTSLVALSALLFGLIEGPERGWTSPLVVSGLVTALVTGAAFVAWERRSAQPMLPLSLFSEPRFTVGAGVNTMSFLVLIGFWFLLILYVQFALGYSPLQAGLTTLPEAASGMLTAPLTPRLVSRFGARRVMAAGFATLTVCFGLLSLVGPTTSYGFLVAPIALAGVGLSLTTVPATNDIMAATPLAKAGVGSAVNDATREIGAALGIATLGTLSAVVYRRSVDVAGLHEALAGAAADSPGAALETAAGLAAAGELPAGRVEAVAAEVAGAFSRAFALSMSAAAVLSALCGLGVLFARRGSADRRRPDHREAVGDPAADVGGRRPARTEERARIRPPGAGLRSPPEPRRGLASGVVASDRAARRPAGGQRGNSPPQPRDGAPDGPARPVPAGAAAAA; encoded by the coding sequence ATGGAGCTCTACCGGCAACCCGAGGTCCACCGGCGCCGCTGGTGGCTGCTGGCGGTGGTGAGCCTCGGCCTGGCGCTCGTGATCATGTCGATCGCCGGGGTCAACGTGGCCCTCGCCAGCCTGCAGCGCGATCTCGGCGTGAGCCTGGCCGTCCTGCAGTGGATCAACAACGCCTACACGCTCGCTTTCGGCGGGCTGCTGCTGACCGCGGGCGCCCTCGGTGACCGTTACGGGCGCAAGGGCGCGCTCGAGTTGGGCCTGGTGATCTTCACAGGCGCCGCCTTGCTGGGCGGCATGGCGACGAACGCGGCCGTGCTGCTGGTCTCACGGGCGCTCATGGGACTCGGCGCCGCCTTCATCATGCCGGCCACGCTGTCCATCACGACGAACGTCTTCTCGCCGCGGGAGCGGCCCAAGGCGATCGCTGTCTGGGCGGGCGTCGCCAGCGCCGGCGGCGCGCTCGGCCCGCTCCTGACCGGCCTGCTGATGACCGGCTGGTGGTTCATCCCCCCCGGCGGTTGGGAGATGGCGTTCCTCTACAACGTTCCCATCGGCGCCGCGGTCCTCGTGGCCGCCGCGCTCTGGGTGCCCAAGTCGAGCGACCCGGAGGCCGCCCGGCTGGATCCCCTCGGGGCGCTGACCTCGCTGGTGGCGCTGAGTGCGCTGCTGTTCGGGCTCATCGAGGGGCCCGAACGGGGCTGGACCTCCCCGCTGGTGGTCTCCGGGCTGGTGACAGCGCTGGTCACCGGGGCGGCGTTCGTGGCGTGGGAACGGCGCAGCGCGCAGCCGATGCTGCCGCTCTCGCTGTTCTCCGAGCCCCGCTTCACGGTGGGGGCAGGCGTCAACACGATGTCGTTCCTGGTGCTCATCGGCTTCTGGTTCCTGCTGATCCTGTATGTGCAGTTCGCCCTGGGCTACAGCCCGCTGCAGGCCGGGCTGACGACCCTGCCCGAGGCGGCCAGCGGCATGCTCACAGCCCCGCTCACGCCGAGGCTGGTCAGCCGCTTCGGCGCCAGGCGGGTCATGGCCGCCGGCTTCGCCACCCTCACCGTCTGCTTCGGTCTGCTGTCACTGGTCGGTCCGACCACGAGCTACGGCTTCCTGGTGGCGCCGATCGCCCTGGCGGGCGTGGGGCTCAGCCTGACGACGGTTCCGGCGACCAACGACATCATGGCCGCCACGCCGCTCGCCAAAGCGGGGGTGGGCTCGGCCGTCAACGACGCCACCCGGGAGATCGGGGCGGCACTCGGCATCGCCACTCTGGGCACGCTCTCGGCGGTTGTCTATCGCCGCAGCGTCGACGTGGCCGGTCTGCACGAGGCGCTGGCGGGTGCGGCCGCCGACTCGCCGGGCGCCGCACTGGAGACGGCGGCCGGGTTGGCGGCTGCGGGGGAGCTGCCGGCCGGCCGGGTGGAGGCAGTCGCCGCCGAGGTGGCGGGGGCGTTCAGCCGGGCATTCGCCCTCAGCATGTCGGCCGCGGCGGTCCTGTCGGCGCTGTGCGGCCTGGGGGTCCTGTTCGCCCGGCGCGGATCCGCCGACAGGCGGCGTCCGGACCACCGCGAGGCTGTGGGTGATCCCGCCGCCGATGTGGGGGGACGGCGGCCGGCGAGGACTGAGGAACGGGCTCGGATCCGCCCGCCGGGCGCTGGACTCCGGTCTCCGCCGGAACCGCGGCGGGGCTTGGCGAGCGGTGTCGTAGCATCCGACCGTGCCGCGCGTCGGCCTGCGGGAGGCCAGCGAGGAAATAGCCCGCCGCAGCCCCGAGATGGCGCGCCTGATGGCCCTGCACGGCCCGTGCCGGCTGGGGCGGCGGCCGCGGCGTGA
- the pyk gene encoding pyruvate kinase: MIGDRRRTKIVASIGPASESPRVLARLMGAGMDVARLNLSHGSLEAALELYERIRRVARSEGRELGILADLPGPKIRVAPLPRGGAMFEQDAEVILRSGRTGSDSRVLEVDYERLLDDVQVGDLVGLADGQILIAIQSAGEAELRGQVLHGGLLRGRPGFYIPADRLSLATPTDRDLRYAEALVEAGVDFIGMSFVRGPDDLHALGTAPPPAGPLLIAKIETRPAVENIDAIINAADAVMVARGDLGIEFPIEYLPHLQKDIIRRCIAGGRPAITATQMLESMIESPVPTRAEASDVANAVFDGSSAVMLSAETAIGVDPVGVVTTMARVAQEADLRFDHTGWAQHITQLHMINPDQRSLSVTDAMTTAASRVVEEVDLAALICVSGSGFTVRSMTRFRPRVPVLGFSADPRTVRQLTLSWGVEPVCLASEVAYESRVADAVQAATELGHVRAGDLVAVLAGINPAMRSTDVLRLLQVPEDPGELRRAPQPAR; this comes from the coding sequence ATGATCGGCGACCGGCGGCGCACGAAGATCGTCGCCTCCATCGGGCCCGCCTCGGAGAGTCCCAGAGTGCTGGCGCGACTCATGGGCGCCGGCATGGACGTGGCCCGCCTCAACCTCTCCCACGGGTCGCTCGAGGCCGCACTCGAGCTCTACGAACGCATCCGCCGAGTGGCTCGGTCAGAAGGGCGCGAACTCGGCATCCTGGCCGATCTGCCCGGCCCGAAGATCCGCGTCGCACCACTTCCCCGGGGCGGTGCCATGTTCGAGCAGGACGCCGAGGTGATCCTCCGGTCGGGACGCACGGGCAGCGACAGCCGGGTACTCGAGGTGGACTACGAGCGCCTGCTCGACGACGTGCAGGTCGGGGACCTCGTCGGTCTGGCGGACGGTCAGATCCTCATCGCGATCCAGTCAGCCGGCGAGGCCGAGCTGCGCGGTCAGGTGCTCCACGGCGGGTTGCTGCGCGGCCGGCCGGGGTTCTACATCCCGGCCGATCGGCTCAGCCTCGCCACGCCGACCGATCGGGATCTCCGCTACGCCGAGGCACTCGTCGAGGCCGGCGTGGACTTCATCGGCATGTCGTTCGTGCGAGGTCCCGATGACCTGCATGCCCTCGGAACCGCGCCACCGCCGGCCGGACCGCTGTTGATCGCCAAGATCGAGACGCGACCCGCCGTTGAGAACATCGACGCCATCATCAACGCCGCCGACGCCGTCATGGTGGCTCGCGGCGACCTGGGCATCGAGTTCCCGATCGAGTATCTGCCCCACCTGCAGAAGGACATCATCCGACGCTGCATCGCCGGCGGTCGCCCCGCCATCACCGCCACGCAGATGCTGGAGTCCATGATCGAGTCGCCGGTGCCGACCCGCGCGGAGGCTTCCGACGTGGCGAACGCCGTCTTCGACGGATCCAGCGCTGTCATGCTCTCCGCGGAGACGGCCATCGGCGTCGACCCGGTCGGGGTCGTCACCACGATGGCGCGGGTCGCGCAGGAGGCGGACCTGCGCTTCGACCACACCGGCTGGGCCCAGCACATCACGCAACTGCACATGATCAACCCCGACCAGCGGTCACTGTCGGTCACCGACGCCATGACAACGGCGGCCTCCCGGGTCGTGGAGGAGGTCGATCTGGCGGCACTCATCTGCGTGTCCGGCAGCGGCTTCACGGTCCGCTCCATGACCCGGTTCCGGCCACGCGTCCCGGTGCTCGGCTTCAGCGCGGACCCCCGGACGGTGCGCCAGCTGACGCTGAGCTGGGGGGTCGAGCCCGTCTGCCTGGCCAGCGAGGTCGCCTACGAATCGCGCGTGGCCGACGCGGTGCAGGCCGCCACCGAGCTCGGCCACGTCCGCGCCGGTGATCTCGTCGCCGTGCTCGCGGGCATCAACCCGGCGATGCGCAGCACCGACGTGCTGCGGCTGCTGCAGGTACCGGAAGATCCGGGAGAACTCCGTCGCGCCCCCCAGCCGGCGCGATAA